The Benincasa hispida cultivar B227 chromosome 11, ASM972705v1, whole genome shotgun sequence genome has a segment encoding these proteins:
- the LOC120091181 gene encoding calcium-binding protein CML42, translating into MEAVPSDVPRPRLTKKPSSSSSSFRLRCPSLNSLRLRRIFDMFDKNGDGMITTKELEQALGLLGLDVDESDLDLTVKSFVQPGNAGLRFEDFAALHQFLNDTYLEGMVEDEDEEEKRETSMSSMSQEESDLTEAFRVFDEDGDGYISATELQVVLRKLRLAEGNEIDRVQKMILSVDRNQDGLVDFFEFKDMMRSVIVRSC; encoded by the coding sequence ATGGAAGCGGTGCCCTCAGATGTTCCCCGACCCCGCCTGACGAAGAAACCCTCGTCTTCCTCTTCGTCGTTCCGGCTTCGGTGTCCGAGCCTGAACTCCCTTCGGCTGCGTCGCATATTTGACATGTTCGACAAGAACGGGGACGGCATGATCACCACGAAGGAGCTGGAACAAGCTCTGGGGCTTCTTGGGTTGGATGTTGATGAATCAGACCTGGATTTGACGGTCAAGTCCTTCGTCCAACCGGGAAATGCGGGTCTTCGGTTCGAAGACTTCGCAGCCCTGCACCAGTTCTTAAATGACACCTATTTAGAGGGGATGGTGGAGGATGAGGATGAGGAGGAGAAGAGGGAAACAAGCATGTCGTCGATGTCGCAGGAAGAGTCGGATCTAACGGAGGCATTCAGGGTATTCGATGAGGATGGAGATGGCTACATATCCGCCACCGAACTCCAAGTGGTTCTAAGAAAGCTGAGATTGGCGGAGGGGAATGAGATCGACAGGGTTCAGAAGATGATTCTGTCGGTTGACCGCAATCAGGATGGCCTGGTTGATTTCTTCGAATTCAAGGACATGATGCGCAGTGTTATCGTCAGGAGTTGTTGA